TTCCCGCGTAGCCGAAGAACGCGACGGGCGCGGTCGCACCCGCGAGCACGACGGCGTCGTGCTCCGCGAGCAATCCGGCGGCCTGCTCGGGGAAGTACGGGAGGCGCTCCACGGGCGGCCGTCCTCGGCCGCGCTCGTGATGCGCCGGGAACACCTCGGAGACGAGCCGCGCGCCGCAGGCGGTGGCGATGCGCGCGGCCTGCGCGAGCGCGTCGGCGCGCAGCGCGCGCCCGCCGAGCAGGACGAGTGGGCGCGCGGCCTCGCGCAGCGCGCGCGCCGCGCGCTCGACGGCGTCGCGCGCGGGCGCGGGCGATGCGGGGAGCGACACGGGCGCGGGCGCGCAGCCCTCGGCGGCCTGGAGGTCGGCGGGGAGCACGAGCGTCGCGACGCCGCGCTCGCCCTCGAGTGCGGCGCGCATCGCGTCGGCCGTGTCGCGCGCGAGCGACGCGGCGTCGCGCGACGTGCGCACGAAGCGCGAGACGGGGCGCGCGAGCGACTCGATGTCGGAGGCGAGCGGCGGGTCGTTCGCGATGTGCCACGTCGCGTGGTCGCCGACGAGGTTCACGACGGGCGAGTAGGCGCGCCGCGCGTTGTGCAGGTTGGCGATGCCGTTGCCGAGGCCGGGGCCGAGGTGGAGCAGCGCGAGGGCGGGCTCGCCTCGCATGCGCGCCCATCCGTCGGCCGCGCCCGTGCACACGCCCTCGAAGAGCCCGAGCACCGCGCGCACCTCGGGGAGCGCGTCGAGCGCCGCGACGAGCGGCATCTCGGTCGTGCCGGGGTTCGCGAAGCAGATGCGGCTGCCGCCGCGAAGGGCCGTCTCGAGGACGGCGCGCGCTCCGTTCATGGCGGGACGACTCCGGGGATGGGCGGAAACGAGCGGGAGCGGCCGAGGGTCGCGGCCCGTGCTCGGCGTGTCCAGCGGCGGCGCGCCCGGGAGGCACGCGCCGGCGCCAAGTCCGCGCGGCGGCGCGGGTTCCCGCCGGGGCAGGGCGGACGGGATGGGCCACCGGCGGCGCAACTCGCCGACGTCGCACCGGTTTCGCCATTGCACCGCGTCCAT
This region of Myxococcota bacterium genomic DNA includes:
- a CDS encoding acetolactate synthase large subunit: MNGARAVLETALRGGSRICFANPGTTEMPLVAALDALPEVRAVLGLFEGVCTGAADGWARMRGEPALALLHLGPGLGNGIANLHNARRAYSPVVNLVGDHATWHIANDPPLASDIESLARPVSRFVRTSRDAASLARDTADAMRAALEGERGVATLVLPADLQAAEGCAPAPVSLPASPAPARDAVERAARALREAARPLVLLGGRALRADALAQAARIATACGARLVSEVFPAHHERGRGRPPVERLPYFPEQAAGLLAEHDAVVLAGATAPVAFFGYAGMPGRLTDDARTHVAFGPAEDARAALEALADALDAPARGAFADASLPPHAAPGTAPLTPGSLGVALARALPENAIVVDEGATSSLGFGLASQGAAPHSMLSLTGGAIGQGLPCAVGAALACPDRPVVAIQADGSAAYTLQALWTAARESLDVVVVLCSNRAYRILQIELARAGVAEPGPKARALTNLDAPPLDWAALARGFGLPAAHVRRVETPDALRDGLAAAFAARGPHLLEAVL